DNA sequence from the Prochlorococcus marinus XMU1411 genome:
AGATTTTGGGTTATGTAGAAACCAATTAAGGCAAAGAGCTCATAATGGTGAACTACCTGGCGTTGTTAAATCCAGTTGGTAATTTTTAGCTTTAATCACTTTTAATTAATTTCTTTAACTTATTTCCTTTAAAAAAAAAATAATTTATGATTTAAGCTTAATTTATTACTTTGTTTTTAAAAAATTTACACCTTATTTAAATATTTTACTCAATATGTCCCTAAAAAATGTAAGAATAAATTATGTATAGATTTATAATTTAAAAAGTGGAAGGACAAAATAAGTCGATCACGTTTGACGGACGAGAGATACGACTAACTACAGGACTATATGCTCCTCAAGCAAGTGGATCAGTAATGATCGAGTGTGGAGACACATCTTTATTAGTTACAGCTACAAAAACTACCAAAAAAGAAGCCGCTGACTTTCTACCTCTAATTTGTGATTATGAGGAAAAACTATATGCTGCTGGTAGAATTCCAGGCGGTTTCATGAGAAGAGAAGGTCGTCCACCAGAAAGAGCGACTTTAATCTCAAGATTGATTGATAGACCAATGAGGCCTCTTTTCCCTTCGTGGATGAGAGATGAAATTCAAATAGTTGCCTCTTGCCTTTCTCTTGATGAGAGAGTTCCTGCAGATGTTCTTGCTGTTACTGGAGCATCAATAGCAACATTGCTTGGTGAAATTCCATTTTATGGTCCAATGGCAGCTGTTAGAGTTGGACTAATAGGTGATGATTTCATTCTAAATCCAAGCTACAGAGAAATAGAAAAAGGTGATTTAGACATTGTTGTAGCAGGTTCTCCTGATGGGATTGTAATGATCGAGGCTGGGGCTAATGAATTATCCGAGCAAGATACTATTGAAGCTATAGATTTTGGTTACGAAGCTGTTACTGAACTTATTAAATCTCAAGAAGATTTACTAAAAGACTTAGGTATTAAACAGATAAAACCATCTTTACCAGAAGAAGATAAAACATTACCTTCTTATTTAGAGAAGAATTGTACAAAAGCCATTGAGTTAGTTTTAAAGAAATTTGATCTGTCAAAAGAGGAAAGAGATCTTGAACTAGACAAAATAAAAGTTGAAACTCAAAGTAAAATTGAATCTTTGAAAGATGACAACCAATTAAAAGTTCTACTTTCCGAAAATGAAAAGTTATTAAGTTCCGATTTTAAAAAACTTATAAAGAAATTAATGAGATCACAAATCATTAATGATGGCAAAAGAGTTGATGGAAGAACATTAGATGAAGTAAGAAAAATTTCTGCAAGTGCAGGAATCCTTCCAAAAAGAGTTCATGGTTCAGCCTTATTTCAAAGGGGTTTAACTCAGGTTTTATCTACTACCACACTAGGGACACCTAGTGATGCTCAAGAAATGGATGATCTAAACCCAAGCACAGAAAAAACTTATTTGCATCACTACAATTTCCCTCCATTTTCTGTTGGTGAGACTAGGCCAATGAGAACTCCAGGAAGAAGGGAGATAGGGCATGGAGCCTTGGCAGAAAGAGCATTAATACCTGTACTCCCTGGGAAAGAGAAATTCCCATACGTACTTAGAGTAGTTAGTGAAGTATTAAGTTCTAATGGATCAACTTCTATGGGATCAGTCTGCGGAAGCACTCTTTCACTTCTTGATGCAGGAGTGCCTTTAAAAGCGCTTGTTAGTGGTACCGCTATGGGATTAATTAAAGAAGAAAAGGAAGTTCGAATTCTTACCGATATTCAAGGAATTGAAGATTTCCTAGGAGATATGGACTTTAAGGTAGCTGGTACTGAAAAAGGGATAACAGCTTTGCAAATGGATATGAAAATCACTGGCTTACCAGTAAATGTAATTTCTGATGCTATTAAAAAAGCCCGTCCTGCAAGGTTACATATCTTAGAAAAAATGCAGGAAGCTATTGATAAACCTCAAGAATCCCTATCTCCTCATGCCCCAAGACTTTTAAGCTTCAGAATTGATCCTGAGCTTATTGGAACAGTTATTGGCCCAGGAGGAAGAACAATTAAAGGTATTACAGAAAGAACTAATACAAAAATAGATATCGAAGATGGAGGAATCGTTACTATTGCTTCCCATGATGGTGCTGCTGCAGAAGAAGCTCAAAAGATAATTGAAGGATTAACAAGGAAAGTTCATGAAGGAGAAATCTTTTCTGGAGTCGTAACTAGAATCATCCCAATA
Encoded proteins:
- a CDS encoding polyribonucleotide nucleotidyltransferase; this translates as MEGQNKSITFDGREIRLTTGLYAPQASGSVMIECGDTSLLVTATKTTKKEAADFLPLICDYEEKLYAAGRIPGGFMRREGRPPERATLISRLIDRPMRPLFPSWMRDEIQIVASCLSLDERVPADVLAVTGASIATLLGEIPFYGPMAAVRVGLIGDDFILNPSYREIEKGDLDIVVAGSPDGIVMIEAGANELSEQDTIEAIDFGYEAVTELIKSQEDLLKDLGIKQIKPSLPEEDKTLPSYLEKNCTKAIELVLKKFDLSKEERDLELDKIKVETQSKIESLKDDNQLKVLLSENEKLLSSDFKKLIKKLMRSQIINDGKRVDGRTLDEVRKISASAGILPKRVHGSALFQRGLTQVLSTTTLGTPSDAQEMDDLNPSTEKTYLHHYNFPPFSVGETRPMRTPGRREIGHGALAERALIPVLPGKEKFPYVLRVVSEVLSSNGSTSMGSVCGSTLSLLDAGVPLKALVSGTAMGLIKEEKEVRILTDIQGIEDFLGDMDFKVAGTEKGITALQMDMKITGLPVNVISDAIKKARPARLHILEKMQEAIDKPQESLSPHAPRLLSFRIDPELIGTVIGPGGRTIKGITERTNTKIDIEDGGIVTIASHDGAAAEEAQKIIEGLTRKVHEGEIFSGVVTRIIPIGAFVEILPGKEGMVHISQLSEARVERVEDVVRQGDDVTVRVREIDSRGRINLTLRGVAQNGGMSYPEPTPTPVAPLN